CCGGCCGGGGCGAGCAGCTCGGGCAGGGTTTTTTTTGCAGGAGTTTTAGCAGGTGCGGTCAAAACGATTCCTCGTCAGGGGAAGATGATGCTGAATAATCCGAGTGTTGCAAGGATAAGGATGAGCGAGATCGCAATATATCCTCCCATGGTCAGGAGAATCGAATAATCCCGGCGCCATGCACAGACCCACGAGACCGGAGGGCAGACATAGAACCCGAGCGTGAGGACACAGGGAACAAGCCCGTATATGCCATATTTTGAAAGAAGTTCGGATTGCTTTGCCTTCTCCTCTGACCGTGCAAGAAATCGTCCCACCCGATCGGAATGCCGGCCCAGCGTATCGAACAGGTCGAAGAGAAACAGGATTATTCCCAGCGCAACCGAGGTAAGCACCCCGAGGACAAATACCGGGTGAAGGCCAAGACCGATGCCGATGGGAGCTGCACCATATTCGATGATGAGCGTACTTGCGATGAGAGCCAGTGTCGCCGGAACTGACTGGGAGAAGATGACGGCTGCAACAACCGGAAGGAGAACAACGAATCCCAGGCATTTTGCAATCGCACCGGTAACCGGGCGGATATAGGGGGGAATCGCGCTGCAGTCCATGGATCTGGTAGATCTATCTGCTTAAAAAGGGATAAACTGGTATCTTCCGGCAGACTGCAAAGAACCTGCCCGTGAGATACACTCTCCGGACAGATTGCCCGCAGGGTTGTCCGGGGTATCTTTTTGTGAATAGCCGGCCAACACCACGGTACATGAAGATCGTTGCAGCGCTTACGGATCCGCGCCTGGCATCCCGGGCACAGGAACAGGGCGCCGATATGATTGAACTCCGGTTCGACCTGATGAAAGGGGATCCCAAAAAGCTGGTGCAACAGTGCAAAAAAACCTGTTCGCTGCCCATAATTGCTACCCTGCGCTCCGGGCGTGAGGGCGGGCAGTTCTTTGGCGATGGCGCGGAATGGGAGAAGAAGATCCGGCCGATCATCTCCCTTGTCGATTACGTGGACGTGGAACAATCGTTTGTAAAAAATGCTGTCTCCGTAAAGGAAGCAGGCACAAAGATCATCGCGTCCCACCATGCACCCATCATGATGCCTCTCCATGTGCTGTTTGTCATGGAACGCGAACTCCGGGCATACGGGGATATTGTCAAGATTATTATGACGCCGTCAACTGCCGATGATGTCATCGAGCTTATCGCGTTCACGCACGCAGTGAAACAACCGATCTGCTGTGGGGTCATGGGCTCTGCGTTCCGCTATGCCCGGGCAGTGCTGCCGCTTTTTGGCTCTGAACTGGTATACTGTCACATGGGGGAGACCACAGCAGAGGGACAGTACACGGTCGAAGAATTTGTCCAGCTGAAGAAACTGCTGCTGGGATAATTTTTTTAGATTTTTTTCTGCTGATAATGCAACCAGCACAATATGTGCTGCGGGAAATACATCGCAAGGCAGGATGCATCCCTGATCTCAATTTCCTCTTATGCATAAGCTATAACTATTCCGGTGAAAAAGAGCGTTACTACAATACGTCCGCCGGGAAACGAACTCATCTGGGGATGATTAAGTTCTATGCAAGAGACTGATCCAAAAAGTCCGGATAAAAGCATTGTCAGCTGGGTTACTCCGGAATGGCTTGATGCGCACCGGAACGATCCCGGGCTGGTTATCATCGATTGCCGGCAGAACAGTCATGCCTATTTTACGGAGCATATCCCCGGTGCCATCTACCTCCATGAAGGATTGCTCCGGATGCATATCGGCGGGATGCCGGTTCGCTGGATTCCTGCCGAAGCGGCACAGGTGCTGTTCCGGACGCTTGGGTTGGGGCAGGATAATCCGATCGTTGTCTATTCAGCGAACCGGCCGGCAAATGCATCCGCCGCAGCAGCCGGTGACGGTATGGAAGCCGGGATCATCGCCTATTCTCTTGTCCGGTTCGGGTGCCGGCGGGTGATGATACTCGATGGCGGGCTCGAACAGTGGCGGGCCGAAGGCTACCCTCTGGCACAGGATTTTGGGGTGTCCACCCCGTCGCCGTTTATGGTTGAGGTGCCGGTTAATCTTTTCATTGGGTACGAAGAGTGCATCCGCATCAAAAATGACCCCGCCGTAGTACTGCTGGATACCCGGCCGGCAGCGTGGTACGAGGGGCAGGGGCCATGGAGAAGACCGGGTCATATTCCCAGGGCAGTCAACCTTCCGGCAATCCGCCTGCTGGATCCGGATAATCCTACTCTCTTAAAACCGGAAGGAGTGATCCGCGCTATCCTTGCCGGATCGGATATCTCGCCGGAAAAGAGGATTATCTGCTCCTGTGGCACGGGACGGACCGCAGTTACTGTGTTTCTTATCCTGAAATGGTATCTCGGGTACCCGGATGTGGTGATGTACGAAGGCGGGTTTACCGAATGGGTCTCGCACATGGAAAATAAAACGGTGACCGGCATGTTGCCCCGGTGAACCTCCCACATTTTTACCTTTCGTTATCCAGAGCCTGCACGGAATCGATTTGGTTTCTTTTTGCCACGCCATATCTCACTCGTTCGTGCATACTCCTGCTGGCGCAAATCAGAAATAGAAACAAACAACAAGCCTTTAGCTATGAATCGTGTGAAAACCCTGATACCCGCTCTCGTAATCCTGCTGTGCATCCTCTCATCGGGCTGCACTTCCGATGCCGGTGCACCTGCTCCTGCAACAGCGGTGCCTACGCCCGTACCCACTACTGAACCGGTGATTGTCACCCCGCCAACAGCGACCCCCTCTGTAATCCCGACAACCGAACGCATCCAGACCATGCCCGGTGACCAGCAGGTAAATGTGGTGCTCTCAAAAGATCGTCCAACATCGGAAATCCATTTACAATACCAGGGCGGACCGGGAGAGAGATTCACTAATAAGATCCTCATGCGGGTATACACTTCAGATGGTACTTCCACGGAATATGTGATGAGTGATGGTAAGAAACCCCTGCCCGGCGATGAAATTATTGTCCAGGGCACAAAAGCAAATGACCGGTGCGAGGTTTTTGTCATATCTGCCGGAGTCCGCTATAAGGTGCTGGACGAACTCGCACTTGGTGGCGGGTATTATTAGAAAAATCCTTATTTTGAAGAATTGTCTTTGCCAGAAAGTATCGCTTTTCTACAGATCTGAGATTTACAGTCTTCGCGGCATTTATCCGTCATAAAAGAAGAATTTTTTTATTGGATTGTCATAGTCAATTGTCTGTTAATAAAAAAAACACCGGGAAAAATGGTTGTGGAATATTATGGTATTCCCCCGGCAGACCATAGGAAGTACGGAGGATCGTGAGCATCAATGAGCGAATCACCGGTTAATGTGTACATGTATCCTCCCTCGACTTCGTACTGGCCTCTCCCATTCAATATATAGGTACATTTTTCACTCGGATCACCGGAACAACTCAGTGATTTTCCCATAGGCCATCCGGGAGAGTATCCCCAT
The sequence above is drawn from the Methanomicrobiales archaeon HGW-Methanomicrobiales-1 genome and encodes:
- a CDS encoding 3-dehydroquinate dehydratase, which encodes MKIVAALTDPRLASRAQEQGADMIELRFDLMKGDPKKLVQQCKKTCSLPIIATLRSGREGGQFFGDGAEWEKKIRPIISLVDYVDVEQSFVKNAVSVKEAGTKIIASHHAPIMMPLHVLFVMERELRAYGDIVKIIMTPSTADDVIELIAFTHAVKQPICCGVMGSAFRYARAVLPLFGSELVYCHMGETTAEGQYTVEEFVQLKKLLLG
- a CDS encoding sulfurtransferase, coding for MQETDPKSPDKSIVSWVTPEWLDAHRNDPGLVIIDCRQNSHAYFTEHIPGAIYLHEGLLRMHIGGMPVRWIPAEAAQVLFRTLGLGQDNPIVVYSANRPANASAAAAGDGMEAGIIAYSLVRFGCRRVMILDGGLEQWRAEGYPLAQDFGVSTPSPFMVEVPVNLFIGYEECIRIKNDPAVVLLDTRPAAWYEGQGPWRRPGHIPRAVNLPAIRLLDPDNPTLLKPEGVIRAILAGSDISPEKRIICSCGTGRTAVTVFLILKWYLGYPDVVMYEGGFTEWVSHMENKTVTGMLPR